From Solanum lycopersicum chromosome 8, SLM_r2.1, the proteins below share one genomic window:
- the LOC101259469 gene encoding uncharacterized protein — translation MGLVAALLEILQRPTFGEVILELGMFMAPIWIAVLVGVLVGWSWKPNWANLAIDSVPTTHVPSLQNLSSGFSTLKLQIPSWIKETHSPHSISSSTSSSLHLEAEKLVVTDADLRYLDGLVEEKDGGPAWIQMMDRSTPNMSYQAWRRDPETGPPQYRSRTVYEDATPEMLRDFFWEDEFRLKWDDMLIHAETLEECPTTGTMVVQWVRKFPFFCSDREYIIGRRIWESGRTYYCVTKGVPCPSVPRRNKPRRVDLYYSSWFIRAAESKRDGRMTACEVLLFHYEDMGIPWEIAKLGVRQGMWGAVRKIDPGLRAYQRHRASGDPISRCAFMAQVNTKVDIENLRSMGSETYLSEIEREDSPEKPAGRIIPRFLVVGGAIALACSLDRGLLTKAVIFGVARRFAGIGKRL, via the exons atgggTTTGGTAGCGGCTTTGCTTGAGATTTTACAAAGACCAACTTTTGGGGAGGTAATATTAGAGCTGGGGATGTTTATGGCACCCATCTGGATTGCTGTTCTTGTTGGGGTCTTGGTTGGATGGTCATGGAAGCCCAATTGGGCCAATCTTGCCATTGATTCTGTACCTACAACACATGTTCCTTCTCTCCAAAACTTGTCTTCTGGCTTTTCAACTCTCAAATTGCAAATTCCCTCTTGGATCAAGGAAACTCACTCCCCACACTCCATTTCATCCTCTACCTCCAG TTCATTGCATCTGGAAGCCGAAAAATTGGTAGTAACCGATGCAGACCTTCGTTACTTAGATGGATTAGTTGAAGAGAAAGATGGAGGACCTGCGTGGATTCAGATGATGGATCGTTCTACACCAAATATGTCCTATCAGGCTTGGCGTAGAGATCCCGAG ACGGGACCTCCACAATATCGTAGCAGAACTGTATATGAGGATGCCACTCCAGAAATGTTGAGGGATTTCTTCTGGGAAGATGAATTTCGATTGAAGTGGGATGACATGCTTATACATGCTGAAACATTAGAAGAGTGTCCTACCACTGGAACCATGGTGGTTCAGTGGGTGCGTAAG tttcccttcttttgcagTGATAGAGAGTACATTATAGGCCGTCGAATTTGGGAGTCAGGGCGGACATACTACTGCGTCACTAAG GGTGTACCATGCCCTTCTGTGCCCCGTCGCAACAAACCAAGACGTGTTGATCTCTACTATTCAAGTTGGTTCATCCGCGCAG CTGAATCCAAGAGAGATGGTCGGATGACTGCCTGTGAAGTATTACTCTTTCATTATGAAGACATGGGTATACCTTGGGAAATTGCCAAACTCGGGGTAAGGCAAGGTATGTGGGGAGCTGTGAGGAAGATTGACCCTGGTTTACGTGCATACCAGAGACATAGAGCGTCTGGAGACCCAATTTCACGATGTGCTTTCATGGCGCAAGTCAACACCAAAGTTGATATTGAGAATCTCAGATCAATGGGGAGCGAAACCTATCTTTCTGAGATTGAGCGTGAGGATTCACCTGAGAAGCCTGCAGGGAGGATCATACCGCGGTTCTTAGTTGTTGGTGGGGCAATTGCCCTTGCTTGTAGTCTTGATCGTGGACTCCTGACAAAAGCGGTTATATTTGGAGTTGCTAGAAGGTTTGCAGGGATTGGGAAAAGGTTGTGA
- the LOC101259181 gene encoding uncharacterized protein: MASLSSCNHPGKLCSSFSPSSLKLSWVQRVSVQFIHTQNHTCSLPYAPRALTVISMAPPKPGGGKAKKVTGIIKLALEAGKATPAPPVGPALGSKGVNIMAFCKDYNARTADKAGYVIPVEITVYDDRSFTFILKTPPASVLLLKAAGVEKGSKDPQREKVGKITIDQLKVIAQEKLPDLNCSTIESAMRIIAGTAANMGIDIDPPILEPKKKELVY, from the exons atggcGTCTTTATCGAGTTGTAATCATCCAGGGAAACTCTGTTCCTCGTTTTCACCTTCCTCCCTTAAGTTGTCATGGGTCCAACGCGTGTCGGTTCAGTTCATTCACACCCAAAACCACACTTGTTCCCTTCCTTATGCTCCAAGGGCTCTCACTGTCATTTCCATGGCCCCCCCTAAGCCCGGTGGTGGTAAAGCGAAGAAAG TCACTGGTATTATAAAGTTAGCTCTCGAGGCAGGGAAGGCAACCCCAGCTCCACCCGTGGGGCCGGCCTTGGGTTCCAAAGGTGTTAACATCATGGCATTCTGTAAGGATTACAATGCCAGAACTGCTGACAAAGCTGGTTATGTTATTCCTGTGGAAATCACCGTCTATGAT GATAGAAGCTTCACTTTTATCTTGAAGACCCCACCTGCTTCTGTTTTGCTGCTCAAGGCTGCAG GAGTGGAAAAGGGCTCGAAGGACCCACAGAGGGAGAAAGTGGGGAAAATAACTATTGATCAATTGAAGGTAATTGCTCAAGAGAAGTTGCCGGATCTTAATTGTTCTACTATTGAATCTGCAATGAGGATAATAGCTGGCACTGCAGCAAATATGGGAATTGACATTGACCCTCCGATTCTTGAACCTAAAAAGAAAGAACTTGTGTACTAG
- the LOC101258885 gene encoding photosynthetic NDH subunit of subcomplex B 3, chloroplastic, with protein sequence MRAIEIYWYGGLAASTLSQSSLSCISKVHQRCLRTKIKAVASSHEKEEACVKFAFVSSVLLPDGTPDVQLRKACGGQKLRDIMLDANVELYGPYARPLLNCGGGGTCATCLVEVVEGKELLNPRTDKENENLKRHPNNWRLACQAIVGKPDSRGMMTIQQLPEWKAHEWNYRGLPPNEEEEEEAASISSSSA encoded by the exons ATGAGAGCAATTGAAATATACTGGTATGGGGGCTTAGCCGCTTCCACTCTATCACAATCATCATTGTCGTGTATTTCCAAGGTTCATCAGAGATGCCTGCGAACAAAAATCAAAGCAGTTGCAAGTAGTCATGAGAAGGAAGAGGCTTGTGTGAAGTTTGCCTTTGTCAGC TCAGTACTCCTACCAGATGGGACACCAGATGTGCAGCTAAGGAAAGCATGTGGCGGCCAAAAACTTAGGGACATAATGCTCGATGCTAATGTCGAGTTGTATGGACCTTAT GCAAGACCTTTGCTCAATTGTGGGGGAGGAGGAACTTGTGCTACATGTTTGGTTGAG GTTGTTGAAGGAAAGGAGCTACTCAACCCTCGCACAGAcaaggagaatgaaaatttaaaacgg cATCCAAATAATTGGAGGCTTGCTTGTCAGGCAATAGTTGGTAAACCTGATTCTAGAGGCATG ATGACCATTCAGCAACTTCCGGAATGGAAAGCACACGAGTGGAATTATAGAGGATTACCGCCTaatgaagaggaagaagaagaagcagcaTCAATTTCTTCATCTTCAGCCTGA
- the LOC101258580 gene encoding soluble inorganic pyrophosphatase PPA1-like, with protein sequence MSDEQRHAPRLNERILSSLSRRSVAAHPWHDLEIGPEAPNVFNVVIEISKGSKVKYELDKKTGLIKVDRVLYSSMVYPQNYGFIPRTLCEDNDPMDVLVLMQEPVLPGCFLRARAIGLMPMIDQGEKDDKIIAVCADDPEYRHYTDINQLAPHRLAEIRRFFEDYKKLENKEVAVNEFLPPSTAVQAIQYSMDLYAEYILQTLRK encoded by the exons ATGAGTGATGAACAAAGACACGCCCCTCGTTTGAATGAGAGGATTCTCTCATCATTGTCAAGGAGGTCTGTCGCCGCTCACCCATGGCACGATCTCGAGATAG GACCTGAAGCTCCAAATGTTTTCAATGTT GTCATTGAGATATCGAAAGGCAGTAAAGTCAAATATGAGCTTGACAAGAAAACTGGCCTCATTAAG GTTGATCGCGTCCTATACTCATCAATGGTGTACCCCCAGAACTATGGCTTCATTCCTCGGACTTTATGTGAAGATAATGACCCCATGGATGTACTAGTGCTCATGCAG GAGCCTGTTCTCCCAGGCTGTTTCCTTCGAGCTAGGGCCATAGGTTTAATGCCTATGATTGATCAG GGTGAGAAGGATGATAAGATAATAGCAGTTTGTGCTGACGATCCAGAATATCGCCACTACACTGATATTAACCAGCTTGCTCCTCACCGTCTGGCAGAAATCCGCCGCTTTTTTGAAGACT ACAAGAAGCTTGAGAACAAGGAGGTTGCTGTCAATGAGTTCCTGCCTCCAAGCACTGCTGTCCAAGCCATACAATATTCAAT GGACCTTTATGCCGAATACATATTACAGACACTGAGAAAGTAA